In one window of Terriglobales bacterium DNA:
- a CDS encoding cytochrome c peroxidase, which translates to MNTRRILSSVLLLFTIVVLLLWYARSDRQVSARPVGQSIVIPTPLGLPPVPFPADNPPTAETVALGRQLYYDTSLSADNTIACSTCHDPAFGFSDPKPVSEGVLKRTGTRNSPTVLNSVYFSSQFWDGRAASLEQQAEGPMQNPVEMAHSLRGVEQKLTQNPRYAEEFRKAFGNGPITIQRVVNAIAAFERTVVSGNSPFDRWYYGKDEKAVSDSVKRGFEVFRDPHKGNCQTCHTVNENYALFTDNKFHNIGVGATEDSVKDRGRFDVTKDPADTASFKTPTLRNVALTAPYFHDGSRKTLKEVLDFYIGGGNSNPHLDKEVHALDFLTAQERADLIAFMESLTGEMPKDVGPLPQHELTATQSGK; encoded by the coding sequence GTGAATACCCGCAGAATTCTTTCCAGCGTTCTACTTCTATTTACGATCGTCGTTCTGCTGTTGTGGTACGCGCGCAGCGACCGCCAGGTTTCCGCACGGCCGGTGGGACAGTCGATTGTGATTCCAACTCCACTGGGACTGCCTCCGGTACCGTTTCCCGCGGACAATCCGCCCACGGCCGAAACCGTTGCGCTTGGCCGGCAGCTTTACTACGACACCAGCCTTTCAGCGGACAACACCATAGCCTGCTCCACATGTCATGATCCGGCGTTTGGCTTTTCCGATCCGAAGCCGGTTTCCGAAGGCGTGCTGAAACGGACGGGCACACGGAATTCCCCGACGGTGCTGAACTCCGTTTACTTCTCCTCGCAGTTCTGGGATGGCCGTGCCGCGAGCCTGGAACAACAGGCCGAAGGTCCGATGCAGAATCCCGTCGAGATGGCCCACTCATTGCGTGGAGTGGAACAGAAACTAACCCAGAATCCCAGGTACGCCGAGGAATTCCGGAAGGCATTCGGTAACGGACCAATCACCATTCAGCGGGTGGTGAATGCGATCGCGGCTTTCGAGCGCACCGTGGTGAGCGGAAATTCCCCCTTCGATCGCTGGTACTACGGCAAAGATGAGAAGGCGGTCAGCGATTCGGTGAAACGAGGCTTCGAAGTATTCCGCGATCCTCATAAGGGCAACTGCCAGACGTGCCATACGGTGAACGAAAACTACGCTCTGTTCACCGACAACAAGTTCCACAACATCGGCGTGGGCGCTACCGAAGACAGCGTGAAAGATCGCGGGCGCTTCGATGTGACGAAGGATCCTGCCGACACCGCTTCCTTCAAAACTCCGACGCTTCGCAATGTGGCGCTGACTGCACCGTACTTCCATGACGGTAGCCGCAAGACGCTAAAGGAAGTACTCGACTTCTATATCGGCGGCGGCAACTCCAACCCGCATCTGGATAAGGAAGTCCACGCTCTCGACTTCCTGACTGCGCAGGAACGCGCCGACCTGATTGCATTTATGGAATCGCTTACGGGCGAGATGCCGAAGGATGTTGGGCCACTACCGCAACACGAACTGACAGCAACGCAATCCGGCAAATAA
- a CDS encoding uroporphyrinogen decarboxylase family protein, whose protein sequence is MLPQQWETFKKAARLEKLSQIPMAMIIDSPWVPGYLGLKHLDYYLDLDLWFRSNLTIMHEFPEVIFVPSWWMEFGMAAEPSILGAKIKFWPNTTPSEEATLYRLEDIDKISKYEVEVDSYAALTLHHMSMVKQRILDAGYTLPMITARGPLCTAGFVRGTQKFMMDIRKDPAGAHRLIDLCTNVVIDWLKAQHKVLGDTVESIFILDDIVGFINEEKYLEFAHPYLKRICDAFPKDWIKVYHNDAEVGACLNHLPDVGFNVLNWGKQRNIREVKQRVGDRMCLMGNVNPLEIGVRGTPEEVKAATLDVLEDSQGEGIILSLGGGTSPGMPGQNIRAMIEALHAYNANRGATAVVART, encoded by the coding sequence ATGCTTCCCCAACAGTGGGAGACCTTTAAGAAAGCAGCCCGCCTCGAGAAACTCAGCCAGATACCCATGGCCATGATTATCGACAGCCCATGGGTCCCGGGTTATCTCGGCCTCAAACATCTCGATTACTACCTTGATCTCGACCTCTGGTTCCGCTCGAACCTGACGATCATGCATGAATTTCCTGAGGTCATCTTTGTCCCGTCCTGGTGGATGGAATTCGGTATGGCCGCCGAGCCGTCCATTCTCGGCGCGAAGATCAAGTTCTGGCCCAATACCACTCCTAGCGAGGAAGCGACTCTGTATCGCCTCGAAGACATCGATAAGATTTCCAAGTACGAAGTGGAAGTGGACTCGTACGCCGCCCTCACGCTTCATCACATGAGCATGGTGAAGCAGCGCATTCTCGACGCAGGTTACACGCTGCCCATGATCACCGCTCGCGGCCCTCTCTGCACGGCGGGTTTCGTTCGCGGGACACAGAAGTTCATGATGGACATTCGCAAGGACCCTGCCGGCGCTCACCGGCTCATCGACCTCTGCACGAATGTCGTCATCGACTGGCTGAAAGCGCAGCACAAGGTTCTGGGCGACACCGTCGAAAGCATCTTTATCCTCGACGATATCGTTGGCTTTATCAATGAAGAGAAGTATCTCGAATTCGCTCATCCGTACCTGAAGCGAATCTGCGACGCGTTTCCAAAAGATTGGATCAAGGTCTATCACAACGATGCGGAAGTCGGCGCCTGCCTGAACCATTTGCCCGACGTCGGCTTCAACGTGCTGAACTGGGGAAAGCAGCGAAACATTCGCGAAGTGAAGCAGCGGGTAGGGGATCGCATGTGTCTGATGGGCAATGTGAATCCGCTGGAGATTGGCGTTCGGGGCACACCGGAAGAGGTGAAGGCCGCGACGCTCGATGTGCTTGAGGACTCCCAGGGAGAGGGGATCATCCTCTCATTGGGTGGTGGTACCAGTCCCGGAATGCCCGGCCAGAATATCCGGGCAATGATCGAAGCTCTGCATGCGTACAACGCAAACCGGGGTGCCACCGCTGTGGTGGCAAGGACGTAA
- a CDS encoding right-handed parallel beta-helix repeat-containing protein: MPTVGVYSSHGVTLENLTIENGAPGLLVTQQSQVVLRNSVVQKNAPNGVDVLIGSVLEVDGGSIIDNQRNGLRTDSSVVWVGPERLFIARNLGGAGLNVVASDIEVNNGALTVEDNNTAVSVVSGRLTLFGPATGDGVIFQNNKAGLNFVNASAFRVASAFVIRNNGQIGIRMAGSSAQIGSPGVIEGHSINGVSVGSLSRFTITGGMTRIQNNGNSTNPERGGIRLDGGASLDATNITISENGGFGLLAIQNSRMTIGDATISNNSDAGVTVRRLSSAHFDNPPVISSSGRASIVCDTTSLVSGNLTGVAGIDCSRIEREVGPPHDGTVH, encoded by the coding sequence ATGCCTACGGTCGGAGTCTATTCCTCTCACGGCGTGACGCTGGAGAACTTGACGATCGAAAATGGTGCACCGGGGTTGCTGGTAACTCAGCAATCGCAAGTGGTCCTGCGCAACTCTGTCGTGCAGAAGAACGCACCCAATGGTGTTGATGTGCTTATCGGATCCGTTCTCGAAGTAGATGGAGGGTCGATCATCGACAACCAGAGGAACGGCTTGCGCACGGACAGCTCAGTTGTATGGGTGGGCCCGGAACGTTTGTTCATCGCGCGGAATCTTGGAGGCGCGGGGCTCAACGTTGTTGCCAGCGACATCGAGGTAAACAACGGCGCTCTCACGGTGGAGGACAACAACACTGCTGTTTCGGTCGTGAGTGGTCGGTTAACTCTATTCGGCCCTGCTACTGGGGATGGAGTGATCTTTCAAAACAACAAGGCAGGCCTGAACTTTGTGAACGCATCTGCATTTCGTGTGGCCAGTGCCTTTGTCATTCGCAACAACGGACAAATCGGAATACGAATGGCGGGCAGTTCCGCGCAAATCGGTAGCCCAGGAGTAATCGAAGGACACTCGATTAACGGAGTGTCGGTCGGTAGCCTCAGTCGCTTCACCATTACGGGCGGTATGACACGAATACAAAACAATGGCAACAGCACCAACCCTGAACGCGGCGGAATCCGGCTTGATGGCGGTGCATCGCTGGACGCGACAAACATCACAATCTCCGAAAACGGCGGTTTCGGCTTGCTGGCGATACAAAATAGCAGGATGACGATCGGCGATGCGACGATCTCAAACAATTCCGACGCCGGAGTTACGGTCAGACGCCTTTCGAGCGCGCATTTCGATAATCCGCCGGTGATCAGTTCCAGCGGTCGAGCATCGATTGTTTGCGATACCACTTCGTTGGTCAGTGGGAACCTAACCGGCGTGGCCGGCATTGATTGCAGCCGCATCGAACGCGAAGTTGGGCCACCACACGATGGCACAGTACATTAA
- a CDS encoding response regulator, whose product MGPVRKAILIVDDDPELCRLLLRLLHDEDLDVETCGTGAEAEDLLLRRSWDLVLLDLGLPDFNGMELLERYYSEDGPRFLIITADETSESVLRAVKDQAYGYVRKPFDPKELVHLVRESLEAPRLPAIEVISAKPEWFELSVPCSRNAAERVDQFMRQITGLPEELRDSVAQCFRELLMNAVEWGGGLDPTRRVRISYLRTPRMLQYRISDPGPGFKFEELAHAAVGHAGGDLITHTTVRAEKGIRPGGFGLLMVKAMADELVFNEKQNEVVFIKYLDQPATGGET is encoded by the coding sequence ATGGGGCCGGTACGCAAAGCTATTCTGATCGTAGACGACGATCCGGAGTTGTGCCGCCTTCTTTTGCGACTCCTCCATGACGAAGATCTGGACGTTGAAACCTGTGGAACCGGGGCCGAAGCCGAGGACCTTTTACTCCGTCGGAGTTGGGATTTAGTCCTCCTGGATCTCGGTTTACCCGACTTCAACGGTATGGAGTTGCTCGAGCGGTATTACTCGGAAGACGGTCCCCGGTTCCTAATCATCACCGCCGACGAGACCTCCGAAAGCGTGCTCCGCGCCGTTAAGGACCAGGCCTACGGCTACGTTCGGAAGCCCTTCGACCCCAAGGAATTGGTGCATCTCGTGCGGGAATCATTGGAGGCGCCTAGACTGCCGGCCATAGAGGTGATCTCCGCGAAGCCAGAGTGGTTCGAACTGTCGGTGCCGTGCTCACGAAACGCGGCCGAGCGGGTGGACCAGTTCATGCGGCAGATCACCGGTCTGCCCGAAGAATTACGAGACTCCGTCGCCCAGTGTTTCCGGGAATTGCTGATGAATGCGGTCGAGTGGGGCGGAGGACTCGACCCAACTCGGCGCGTCCGCATCTCCTATCTGCGGACTCCCCGCATGCTCCAGTACCGGATATCCGATCCGGGCCCGGGTTTCAAGTTTGAGGAACTGGCTCACGCAGCCGTCGGCCACGCCGGGGGCGACCTCATTACCCATACGACCGTCAGGGCCGAGAAGGGAATTCGCCCTGGGGGATTCGGGCTCCTGATGGTGAAAGCCATGGCCGACGAACTGGTTTTCAACGAGAAACAGAACGAGGTCGTCTTTATTAAGTACCTCGATCAGCCCGCAACCGGCGGGGAAACCTAA
- a CDS encoding OmpA family protein translates to MASSTASGVTPESPGANHNPHSLAELRELIVGPEQRELADLRARLDDPELRTQDLSQIVAEAIALRARHDRAMLRTLQPMIEEALRISVERDPKIIADSLFPIIGQAVRKAVAHSLRGMVESLNHILERSFSLESLKWRFEALRTGKSFGEIALMRSLRFRVEQVFLIHRETGLLLNHVAAKGAVVQDTDLVSGMLTAVQDFVRDSFTGGKSEELETMQVGEYVVWVQHGPSALLAAVVSGAAPPDLRNVFQKALEGIHADFAAQLSSFSGDSSSVADTTPRLQACLLGSQAAKPKHSYRWVWPVALLTIIIVGGSFYLIRQRMRWNAYVERLSREPGIILASEQRGWNSYSVVGLRDPLAADPEVLLKESGVNPEKVHSRWEPYSSLDPTFATARKLLNTRDAIEQQVIRFAVSSSTLDAAELAKLDMIQAQISFLARQAKSMSSPVTIQITGHTDRSGQELANALLSQRRAEEVRKALIARGMPPELLTVQGVGATRPAESQSDSYLEDLNRRVTFSVNLPSLKVAP, encoded by the coding sequence ATGGCAAGTTCCACCGCATCGGGTGTGACGCCGGAATCTCCCGGCGCCAACCATAATCCGCACTCGCTCGCCGAGCTGCGCGAGTTGATCGTCGGCCCGGAACAACGCGAGCTTGCAGACTTGCGCGCACGGCTCGATGATCCGGAGCTTCGCACACAAGATTTGAGCCAGATCGTGGCCGAAGCCATTGCGTTGCGCGCCCGGCACGACCGAGCCATGCTGCGCACGCTTCAGCCGATGATCGAGGAGGCGCTGCGAATCTCGGTTGAACGCGATCCGAAGATCATTGCCGATTCGCTATTCCCTATCATCGGACAAGCCGTGCGAAAGGCCGTAGCGCACTCGCTGCGAGGGATGGTCGAGTCGCTGAACCATATCCTCGAACGGAGCTTCTCCCTTGAAAGTCTGAAGTGGAGGTTTGAGGCACTCCGGACCGGCAAGTCGTTCGGCGAAATTGCATTGATGCGCAGCTTGCGTTTCAGGGTGGAACAGGTCTTTCTGATCCACCGCGAGACCGGATTGCTGTTGAACCACGTAGCGGCAAAAGGAGCGGTGGTTCAGGATACGGACCTCGTATCCGGAATGCTGACGGCGGTACAGGATTTCGTGCGCGACTCGTTCACCGGCGGCAAGAGCGAGGAGTTGGAGACCATGCAGGTCGGTGAATACGTCGTTTGGGTGCAGCATGGGCCGTCGGCACTACTCGCGGCCGTGGTTAGCGGGGCCGCACCTCCCGACTTGCGCAACGTTTTTCAAAAGGCGCTCGAAGGTATTCACGCCGACTTCGCGGCACAGCTCAGCAGTTTTTCGGGCGACAGCTCATCGGTTGCCGATACCACGCCCAGACTGCAAGCGTGTCTGCTTGGAAGCCAGGCCGCGAAGCCAAAGCATTCCTACCGATGGGTCTGGCCGGTGGCATTGCTCACGATCATCATCGTCGGGGGATCGTTCTATCTCATCCGGCAGCGAATGCGGTGGAATGCCTACGTTGAACGTTTGAGCCGTGAGCCGGGGATCATTCTGGCCTCCGAGCAGCGCGGATGGAATTCGTACTCGGTGGTCGGACTACGCGATCCCCTTGCGGCCGATCCTGAGGTACTGTTGAAGGAATCTGGCGTGAATCCTGAAAAAGTGCATTCACGCTGGGAGCCATACTCTTCTCTCGATCCGACATTCGCTACCGCACGCAAGCTTCTGAATACCCGCGATGCCATCGAGCAGCAGGTGATTCGATTTGCCGTAAGCTCATCGACACTCGATGCCGCGGAACTCGCAAAGCTCGATATGATCCAGGCGCAGATTTCGTTCCTGGCCAGGCAGGCAAAGAGCATGTCGAGCCCGGTGACGATCCAGATCACCGGACACACGGACCGTAGCGGGCAGGAGCTGGCGAATGCACTGCTCAGTCAGCGGCGTGCCGAGGAAGTTCGAAAGGCACTGATCGCGCGGGGCATGCCTCCTGAATTGCTTACCGTGCAAGGCGTGGGAGCGACCCGCCCGGCGGAATCGCAATCGGATTCCTATCTCGAGGACCTCAACCGGCGAGTGACATTTTCCGTAAACCTGCCTTCTCTCAAGGTCGCACCATGA
- a CDS encoding Rab family GTPase — MIQKKICMVGAFGVGKTSLVSRFVHSIFSEKYQTTVGVKIDKKQLTIDGEEVTLVLWDLAGEDALTTVKPAHLRGASGYLLVIDGTRKSTLDVAISLQQRAREAVGDAPFIVVINKADVQESWEIKDADLGSLTALGWDVVRASAKNGEAVEYIFLEIAKQMLRKDHAEQHSTAGA; from the coding sequence ATGATTCAGAAAAAGATCTGCATGGTCGGCGCATTCGGCGTAGGCAAGACAAGCCTGGTATCGCGCTTCGTTCACAGCATCTTCAGTGAGAAGTATCAGACGACTGTTGGGGTAAAGATCGATAAGAAGCAGCTCACTATTGATGGCGAGGAAGTCACGCTGGTGCTGTGGGACTTGGCCGGCGAAGACGCACTCACCACGGTAAAGCCCGCGCACTTGCGTGGCGCGTCGGGATATCTACTCGTGATCGACGGCACCCGCAAAAGCACCCTCGATGTAGCCATCAGCCTTCAGCAGCGGGCTCGAGAGGCCGTGGGTGACGCACCCTTCATCGTTGTAATCAACAAAGCCGATGTCCAGGAAAGCTGGGAGATAAAGGACGCCGACCTCGGATCGTTAACGGCGTTGGGTTGGGACGTGGTGCGCGCCAGCGCAAAGAACGGCGAGGCCGTGGAATACATCTTTCTTGAAATTGCGAAGCAGATGTTGAGAAAGGATCATGCCGAACAGCACTCCACAGCGGGCGCCTGA